One genomic region from Leifsonia sp. Root1293 encodes:
- the panB gene encoding 3-methyl-2-oxobutanoate hydroxymethyltransferase, which translates to MPEQPSEETNPYGGGATSGPRRVRTRHFQNAKANGIPITGLTSYDQLTARIFDQAGIDFLLVGDSAGNNVFGYDTTLPVTVDELIPLTRAVAHAASRALVVADMPFGSYETGPDEALHTAVRFMKETGAHAVKLEGGVRSYKQIRRIVGAGIPVMAHIGFTPQSEHGLGGHIIQGRGSGAKQLLEDAHAVEDAGAFAVVLEMVPSGIAAKVTEQLTIPTIGVGAGPDVDGQLLVWTDFAGMSDGRVPKFVRQYADVRSVLFDAVTQYRADVESGVYPAPEHSYE; encoded by the coding sequence ATGCCAGAGCAGCCCTCCGAGGAGACCAATCCCTACGGCGGCGGAGCGACCTCGGGTCCTCGGCGCGTCCGTACGAGGCACTTCCAGAACGCCAAGGCGAACGGCATCCCGATCACGGGATTGACCAGCTACGACCAGCTCACTGCTCGCATCTTCGATCAGGCCGGAATCGACTTCCTGCTCGTCGGCGACAGTGCGGGCAACAACGTGTTCGGCTACGACACCACGCTTCCCGTGACCGTCGACGAACTGATTCCGTTGACCCGTGCCGTGGCCCATGCGGCCAGCCGCGCCCTGGTCGTGGCCGACATGCCCTTCGGCTCCTACGAGACCGGTCCCGATGAGGCCCTGCACACTGCAGTGCGCTTCATGAAGGAGACGGGAGCCCACGCCGTCAAGCTCGAGGGCGGCGTGCGCAGCTACAAGCAGATCCGACGCATCGTCGGCGCCGGGATCCCCGTGATGGCCCACATCGGCTTCACCCCGCAGAGTGAGCACGGGCTGGGCGGACACATCATCCAGGGGCGAGGCAGCGGTGCCAAGCAGCTCCTCGAGGATGCTCACGCCGTCGAGGACGCCGGCGCCTTCGCCGTCGTTCTCGAGATGGTGCCGTCCGGAATCGCCGCGAAGGTCACCGAGCAGTTGACGATCCCGACCATCGGCGTCGGCGCCGGGCCCGACGTCGACGGCCAGCTCCTGGTCTGGACCGACTTCGCCGGAATGAGCGACGGCCGTGTGCCGAAGTTCGTCCGGCAGTACGCGGATGTGAGGTCGGTGCTCTTCGACGCCGTCACGCAGTACCGGGCCGACGTCGAATCCGGCGTGTACCCGGCGCCGGAGCACAGCTACGAGTGA
- a CDS encoding RDD family protein — MSTPASNPRTFGDLAPSSYPGERLGVPRDGSGSVARAGRRIIALCIDWGSAMLITLLFASYNSFTYTWLTPVVFLVLQVIFIPTIGGSIGHRLLGMRVVAIAGGWVGIWRPIVRSVLLTIVLPALVWDSDQRGFHDKIAGTILLRV; from the coding sequence GTGAGCACCCCCGCGTCAAATCCTCGGACCTTCGGCGACCTGGCCCCCAGCAGCTATCCCGGTGAGCGCCTCGGCGTGCCGAGAGATGGGTCCGGCTCCGTCGCACGCGCCGGCCGCCGCATCATCGCCCTGTGCATCGATTGGGGCAGTGCCATGCTGATCACGCTGCTCTTCGCGAGCTACAACTCGTTCACGTACACCTGGCTGACCCCGGTGGTCTTCCTCGTGCTGCAGGTCATCTTCATCCCGACCATCGGGGGCAGCATCGGGCACCGCCTGCTCGGGATGCGGGTCGTCGCCATCGCCGGCGGTTGGGTCGGGATCTGGCGCCCGATCGTGCGATCGGTCCTGCTCACGATCGTGCTCCCGGCGCTCGTCTGGGATTCCGACCAGCGCGGGTTCCACGACAAGATCGCCGGAACGATCCTCCTGCGCGTCTGA
- a CDS encoding bifunctional [glutamine synthetase] adenylyltransferase/[glutamine synthetase]-adenylyl-L-tyrosine phosphorylase, with amino-acid sequence MPEQRFTLTELARVGFSDLSSAAEDLAELGRATGVDARELLPVFASAAAPDAALGGGLALTRQAPDAVRGVLQNPDAARRLVGLLGASTGFREFFLRQPDELVAFADRLTSLPSAAELREDLVRVATTGAVADPAGDDDAWTRLRVRYRSWLARIASFDLEQADPVAGLDAVASTLSDLAAAALDASLAVARVAVSRPDDGPAAPGTFPAAEVENTLITVMGMGKAGASELNYLSDVDVIFVAAAEETSELETGRAVDIATRLAMLTIRGIDGLGSEPGLWEVDPNLRPEGKDGALVRSLESHLAYYERWAKNWEFQALLKARPLAGDQGLGERYLAGIAPKVWTSASREGFVASVQAMRQRVTDNIPDDEVDLQLKLGPGGLRDIEFTVQLLQLVHGQDDPSVRAAGTLPALEALAENGYIGRVESAEFARDYRMLRLMEHRIQLRQLTRTHLMPRDPDERRAIARATGLANSAEALTALWADLKHRVRGLHERLFYRPLLSAVAAMPAEGRALTSAQAEARLAAIGFRDPHGALAHIAALTAGVSRRSTIQRHLVPVMLQWFSEGADPDYGLLAFRRLSDSLGSTYWYLRMLRDSSGAAQRLTRVLSSSRFVGELLDRIPESVAWLEDLEELRPRSLASLREETAAVLARHDSADTAAGVLRSMRRREVLRVAFASILDACTVEELGWALADITANHIDGVLAAARGTADDGIEFAIIAMGRFGGRELGFGSDADVLYVHRATTAEPEAAQRRAQHLVAEVKRLTEEAILPLDLDVDLRPEGKNGPITRSLESYRAYYARWSLTWEAQALLRARAIAGDQSLRRDFEEMAAPVRYPSELSELDIREVRRIKARVENERLPQGADPTRHLKLGRGSLSDVEWLVQLLQLQHAHAIPELRTPSTLEALTRATEAGLIGETDAETLRAAWIFASRARSAMTLWLNKTADVLPSDRIQLDGVARILSYPPGSSAQLEQDYLAATRRARMVFERLFYGFAETAPPTTG; translated from the coding sequence ATGCCGGAACAGCGCTTCACCCTCACTGAGCTCGCCCGCGTCGGCTTCTCCGACCTGAGTTCTGCGGCAGAGGATCTCGCGGAGCTCGGCCGAGCCACAGGCGTGGACGCGCGGGAGCTGCTGCCGGTCTTCGCCAGCGCGGCAGCACCGGACGCTGCCCTCGGCGGCGGTCTGGCTCTCACGCGCCAGGCTCCGGATGCCGTGCGCGGTGTCCTGCAGAATCCGGATGCCGCCAGACGCCTGGTCGGGCTGCTCGGAGCCTCGACGGGCTTCCGCGAGTTCTTCCTGCGTCAGCCGGATGAGCTCGTCGCCTTCGCTGACAGACTCACGAGCCTGCCGAGCGCCGCCGAACTGCGGGAAGACCTGGTGAGGGTCGCGACCACCGGCGCCGTCGCCGACCCGGCGGGCGACGATGACGCCTGGACTCGACTGCGCGTCCGGTACCGCAGTTGGCTCGCGCGCATCGCATCCTTCGACCTCGAGCAGGCCGATCCTGTCGCCGGCCTCGACGCGGTGGCGTCCACTCTCTCCGACCTCGCGGCAGCGGCTCTCGACGCCTCGCTGGCCGTCGCGCGTGTCGCCGTCTCCCGTCCCGACGACGGCCCGGCCGCCCCGGGTACCTTCCCAGCCGCGGAGGTCGAGAACACCCTCATCACCGTCATGGGGATGGGGAAGGCAGGGGCGTCCGAGCTCAACTACCTGAGCGACGTCGACGTGATCTTCGTTGCTGCCGCTGAGGAGACATCCGAGCTCGAGACGGGCAGGGCCGTCGACATCGCGACCAGGCTAGCGATGCTCACCATTCGCGGGATCGACGGCCTGGGCAGCGAGCCGGGCCTGTGGGAGGTCGATCCGAACCTGCGCCCTGAGGGCAAGGACGGAGCCCTCGTCCGCTCGCTCGAATCGCATCTGGCCTATTACGAGCGTTGGGCGAAGAACTGGGAGTTCCAGGCATTGCTGAAGGCCCGGCCCCTGGCCGGCGACCAGGGCCTGGGCGAGCGCTACCTCGCGGGGATAGCTCCCAAGGTCTGGACCAGTGCGTCCCGCGAGGGCTTCGTCGCCTCGGTCCAGGCCATGCGGCAGAGGGTCACCGACAACATCCCCGACGACGAGGTCGACCTGCAGCTCAAGCTCGGGCCCGGAGGCCTCCGCGACATCGAGTTCACGGTGCAACTGCTGCAGCTCGTGCACGGTCAGGACGATCCGTCGGTGCGGGCCGCCGGAACGCTTCCCGCACTCGAGGCCCTCGCCGAGAACGGCTACATCGGTCGCGTCGAGAGTGCCGAGTTCGCCCGCGACTACAGGATGCTGCGCCTCATGGAGCACCGCATCCAATTGCGGCAGCTCACCCGCACGCACCTCATGCCGCGTGACCCCGACGAGAGGCGCGCGATCGCCAGGGCCACGGGTCTGGCGAACAGCGCCGAGGCGCTCACCGCCCTGTGGGCCGATCTCAAGCATCGCGTCCGTGGTCTGCACGAGCGCCTCTTCTACCGACCGCTGCTGTCGGCTGTTGCGGCGATGCCCGCTGAGGGCCGAGCGCTCACGAGCGCTCAGGCCGAAGCCCGTCTCGCGGCGATCGGCTTCCGCGACCCCCACGGCGCGCTCGCCCACATCGCTGCGCTCACAGCCGGGGTCTCGCGACGTTCCACCATCCAGCGACACCTCGTGCCGGTCATGCTGCAGTGGTTCTCCGAAGGGGCAGACCCCGACTACGGTCTGCTCGCGTTCCGGCGCCTGAGCGACAGTCTGGGCTCCACCTACTGGTACCTGCGCATGCTGCGAGACTCCTCGGGGGCGGCGCAGCGCCTCACCAGAGTGCTGTCCAGCTCGCGCTTCGTCGGCGAGCTCCTCGACCGCATTCCCGAGTCCGTCGCCTGGCTGGAGGATCTCGAGGAGCTCCGCCCGCGCAGTCTCGCGTCGTTGAGGGAGGAGACGGCCGCAGTCCTCGCCCGGCACGATTCGGCCGACACCGCAGCCGGAGTGCTCAGGTCGATGCGACGCCGCGAGGTGCTGCGCGTGGCGTTCGCCTCCATCCTCGACGCCTGCACCGTCGAGGAGCTCGGCTGGGCGCTGGCCGACATCACCGCCAATCACATCGACGGTGTGCTCGCCGCGGCCCGCGGCACCGCAGACGACGGGATCGAATTCGCGATCATCGCGATGGGGCGTTTCGGGGGTCGAGAACTCGGATTCGGATCCGACGCCGACGTCCTCTATGTGCACCGGGCAACGACAGCGGAGCCAGAGGCGGCGCAGCGGCGCGCGCAGCACCTCGTGGCCGAGGTGAAGCGCCTCACCGAGGAGGCGATCCTTCCGCTCGACCTCGACGTCGACCTCCGTCCCGAGGGCAAGAACGGCCCGATCACCCGCTCGCTCGAGTCGTACCGCGCCTACTACGCCCGCTGGTCGCTCACCTGGGAGGCCCAGGCCCTGCTGCGCGCCCGCGCCATCGCCGGCGACCAGTCGCTGCGTCGTGACTTCGAGGAGATGGCGGCTCCCGTGCGCTATCCATCGGAACTCAGCGAACTCGACATCCGCGAGGTCAGGCGCATCAAGGCGCGAGTGGAGAACGAGCGCCTTCCGCAGGGCGCGGATCCCACGCGACACCTCAAGCTCGGACGCGGCTCCCTCAGCGACGTCGAGTGGCTCGTGCAACTGCTCCAGTTGCAGCACGCCCACGCCATCCCCGAGCTGCGCACACCGTCGACGCTCGAGGCGTTGACGCGTGCCACCGAGGCCGGCCTCATCGGTGAGACGGACGCCGAGACGCTGCGCGCGGCCTGGATCTTCGCGTCCCGTGCCAGGTCCGCCATGACCCTGTGGCTCAACAAGACGGCCGACGTGCTGCCCAGCGACCGCATCCAGCTCGACGGCGTCGCGAGAATCCTGTCGTACCCACCCGGCTCGTCAGCCCAGTTGGAGCAGGACTACCTGGCTGCCACCCGGCGTGCCCGCATGGTGTTCGAGCGCCTCTTCTACGGCTTCGCCGAGACGGCGCCTCCCACCACGGGCTGA
- the lpdA gene encoding dihydrolipoyl dehydrogenase: MSEQSFDIVVLGGGSGGYATALRAVQLGFTVAMIEKDKVGGTCLHRGCIPTKALLHSAEVADYSRESAKYGVKTTFDGIDMTAVTAYRQGIVDSKYKGLQGLVKARGITTIAGEGKLTSPTTVQVGDDTITGKHIVLATGSYSRSLPGLEIGGRVITSEQALQLDFVPKKVAILGGGVIGVEFASVWKSYGAEVSIIEALPHLVPNEDESVSKQFERAYRKRGIEFSLGVRFQSVTQNDQGVVVTLEDGKTIEAELLLVAVGRGPVTSGLGYDEVGITMDRGFVITNERLATNIPGVYAVGDIVPGLQLAHRSFQQGIFVAEEIAGLNPIVVEDLNIPKVTYSDPEVASIGYSEAKAKDKFGADQVTSYDYSLGGNGKSHIIGTTGSVKVVRVNDGPIVGMHMIGARVGELIGEAQLAVNWEAYPEDIAPLVHAHPTQNEALGEAFLMLAGKPLHAI; this comes from the coding sequence GTGTCGGAGCAGTCGTTTGACATTGTCGTTCTGGGTGGAGGAAGCGGTGGCTACGCCACTGCGCTGCGAGCTGTCCAGCTCGGCTTCACCGTCGCCATGATCGAGAAGGACAAGGTCGGCGGCACGTGTCTGCACCGCGGCTGCATCCCGACCAAGGCGCTGCTGCACTCGGCCGAGGTGGCCGACTACTCCCGCGAGTCCGCGAAGTACGGCGTGAAGACCACGTTCGACGGCATCGACATGACCGCCGTCACGGCCTACCGCCAGGGCATCGTCGACAGCAAGTACAAGGGTCTGCAGGGCCTCGTCAAGGCCCGCGGCATCACGACGATCGCCGGCGAGGGCAAGCTCACCTCCCCCACGACGGTTCAGGTGGGCGATGACACGATCACCGGCAAGCACATCGTGCTCGCCACGGGCTCGTACTCGCGTTCCCTCCCCGGACTCGAGATCGGTGGCCGCGTGATCACGAGCGAGCAGGCCCTGCAGCTCGATTTCGTGCCGAAGAAGGTCGCCATCCTCGGTGGCGGCGTCATCGGCGTCGAGTTCGCCAGCGTCTGGAAGAGCTACGGCGCCGAGGTGAGCATCATCGAGGCTCTCCCGCACCTCGTCCCCAATGAGGACGAGTCGGTCTCGAAGCAGTTCGAGCGGGCCTACCGCAAGCGCGGCATCGAGTTCTCGCTCGGCGTGCGATTCCAGAGCGTGACCCAGAACGACCAGGGCGTCGTCGTCACCCTCGAGGACGGCAAGACGATCGAGGCCGAGCTGCTTCTCGTCGCCGTGGGTCGCGGTCCTGTCACCAGCGGGCTCGGCTACGACGAGGTCGGCATCACCATGGACCGCGGCTTCGTCATCACGAACGAGCGACTCGCCACGAACATCCCCGGTGTGTACGCCGTCGGCGACATCGTGCCCGGCCTGCAGCTCGCGCACCGCAGCTTCCAGCAGGGCATCTTCGTCGCCGAGGAGATCGCCGGCCTCAACCCGATCGTCGTCGAGGACCTCAACATCCCCAAGGTCACGTACAGCGACCCCGAGGTCGCCTCGATCGGCTACTCGGAGGCCAAGGCGAAGGACAAGTTCGGCGCCGATCAGGTCACGAGCTACGACTACAGCCTCGGCGGCAACGGCAAGAGCCACATCATCGGCACGACCGGTTCCGTCAAGGTCGTGCGTGTCAACGACGGCCCGATCGTCGGAATGCACATGATCGGCGCCCGTGTGGGAGAACTCATCGGAGAAGCCCAGCTCGCCGTCAACTGGGAGGCATACCCCGAGGACATCGCTCCTCTGGTGCACGCTCACCCCACTCAGAACGAGGCGCTGGGCGAGGCCTTCCTCATGCTGGCCGGAAAGCCGCTGCACGCCATCTGA
- the glnA gene encoding type I glutamate--ammonia ligase has product MFTDSSEVLAFIKETDVKFLDIRFTDLPGVQQHFNIPASTVDEEFFTVGQLFDGSSIRGFANIHESDMQLIPDVTTAYIDQFRIERTLIMVFDIYNPRNGEIYSKDPRQVAKKAEKYLASTGIADTAFFAPEAEFYIFDDVRYEVNQYSSFYSVDSEEGAWNSGRKEEGGNLANKTPYKGGYFPVSPVDKTADLRDDISLKLIEAGLILERSHHEVGTGGQQEINYRFDTMVHAADDILKFKYIVKNTAEQWGKTATFMPKPLFGDNGSGMHTHQSLWNDGKPLFYDEAGYGGLSDLARWYIGGLLKHAPAVLAFTNPTVNSYHRLVPGFEAPVNLVYSAGNRSASIRIPITGTNPKAKRIEFRAPDASGNPYLAFAAQLMAGLDGIKNRIEPHEPVDKDLYELPPEEAKNIPQVPASLGAALDALEADHEFLLAGGVFTPELIETWIDYKREKEIKPLAQRPHPFEFELYYGV; this is encoded by the coding sequence ATGTTCACAGACTCGTCTGAAGTCCTCGCATTCATCAAGGAGACGGACGTCAAGTTCCTCGACATCCGTTTCACCGACCTTCCGGGTGTGCAGCAGCACTTCAACATCCCGGCGTCGACTGTGGATGAGGAGTTCTTCACCGTCGGCCAGTTGTTCGACGGATCGTCCATTCGCGGCTTCGCGAACATCCACGAGTCGGACATGCAGCTCATCCCCGACGTGACGACCGCGTACATCGACCAGTTCCGCATCGAGCGCACGCTGATCATGGTGTTCGACATCTACAACCCGCGCAACGGCGAGATCTACTCGAAGGACCCGCGTCAGGTCGCCAAGAAGGCTGAGAAGTACCTCGCCTCGACCGGCATCGCCGACACCGCATTCTTCGCCCCCGAGGCCGAGTTCTACATCTTCGACGACGTGCGCTACGAGGTGAACCAGTACTCCAGCTTCTACTCCGTCGACTCCGAAGAGGGTGCCTGGAACTCGGGCCGCAAGGAGGAGGGCGGAAACCTCGCCAACAAGACGCCGTACAAGGGCGGATACTTCCCGGTCTCCCCCGTCGACAAGACCGCCGACCTGCGCGACGACATCTCGCTGAAGCTCATCGAGGCCGGCCTCATCCTCGAGCGCTCGCACCACGAGGTGGGCACCGGTGGTCAGCAGGAGATCAACTACCGCTTCGACACCATGGTGCACGCGGCGGACGACATCCTGAAGTTCAAGTACATCGTCAAGAACACCGCCGAGCAGTGGGGCAAGACGGCCACCTTCATGCCGAAGCCGCTCTTCGGCGACAACGGCTCGGGCATGCACACCCACCAGTCGCTGTGGAACGACGGCAAGCCGCTGTTCTACGACGAGGCGGGCTACGGCGGGCTCTCCGACCTGGCGCGTTGGTACATCGGCGGCCTGCTCAAGCACGCCCCCGCCGTTCTCGCGTTCACGAACCCGACGGTGAACTCCTACCACCGCCTGGTCCCCGGCTTCGAGGCGCCCGTCAACCTGGTCTACTCGGCCGGAAACCGCTCGGCCTCCATCCGCATCCCCATCACGGGAACGAACCCGAAGGCCAAGCGCATCGAGTTCCGTGCACCGGATGCCTCCGGCAACCCGTACCTCGCCTTCGCCGCCCAGCTCATGGCCGGACTCGACGGCATCAAGAACCGCATCGAGCCGCACGAGCCGGTCGACAAGGACCTCTACGAGCTGCCGCCGGAGGAAGCCAAGAACATTCCGCAGGTTCCGGCTTCGCTCGGCGCGGCGCTGGATGCCCTCGAGGCGGACCACGAGTTCCTGCTCGCGGGCGGCGTCTTCACGCCCGAGCTCATCGAGACCTGGATCGACTACAAGCGCGAGAAGGAGATCAAGCCCCTCGCGCAGCGTCCGCACCCGTTCGAGTTCGAGCTCTACTACGGCGTGTAG
- a CDS encoding 2-oxo acid dehydrogenase subunit E2, with protein sequence MSESVSLPALGESVTEGTVTRWLKNVGDRVEVDEPLLEVSTDKVDTEIPSPIAGVIESILVQEDETVEVGTALVTIGDGSGGGDAPAEEPAAAAPAAEAAPAEAAPAAEAPAAPAEVPSTEAPVEAEAPAPAAEAPAAPAPAPAAPAPAAEAPAAPAPAAPAPAAPAPAPAAAPAAPTPAAAPAAAPAPAAAPAPAAAPASSGSHSGGGYVTPIVRKLANEQGVDLATITGTGVGGRIRKQDVLSAASGSAAAPSAPALEVSPLRGTTVPMTRLRKVVAERAVASMQQTAQLTTVVKVDVTRVAQLRDKVKGEFQQKTGQKLSFLPFFALAAVEALQAFPIINSTVDGDSIVYPGHENLAIAVDTERGLLTPVIKDAAALDLAGFAAQIADLAGRTRDNKLKPDELAGGTFTLTNTGSRGALFDTPVVFLPQSAILGTGIVVKEPTVVSQDGVDAIAIRSIVYLALSYDHRIVDGADAARYLTAVKTRLEAGDFEGDLGI encoded by the coding sequence ATGAGCGAATCCGTCAGCCTCCCGGCACTCGGAGAGAGTGTCACCGAGGGAACGGTCACCCGCTGGCTCAAGAACGTGGGCGACCGCGTCGAGGTCGACGAGCCGCTGCTCGAAGTCTCGACCGACAAGGTCGACACCGAGATCCCCTCGCCGATCGCCGGAGTGATCGAGTCGATCCTGGTGCAGGAGGACGAGACCGTCGAGGTCGGGACCGCGCTCGTGACCATCGGTGACGGATCGGGTGGCGGAGACGCTCCGGCAGAGGAGCCTGCAGCCGCAGCTCCTGCAGCCGAGGCCGCTCCGGCTGAGGCTGCTCCCGCAGCCGAGGCTCCTGCCGCTCCGGCCGAGGTTCCTTCCACCGAGGCTCCGGTCGAGGCCGAGGCTCCTGCCCCGGCAGCCGAGGCTCCTGCAGCACCGGCACCTGCACCGGCCGCCCCGGCTCCCGCAGCCGAGGCGCCCGCCGCTCCGGCACCGGCCGCTCCGGCACCGGCTGCTCCGGCTCCCGCTCCGGCCGCCGCACCTGCTGCTCCCACTCCGGCCGCCGCACCTGCTGCTGCTCCCGCACCTGCTGCTGCACCCGCACCTGCTGCCGCTCCCGCATCCTCCGGGTCCCACTCGGGTGGCGGCTATGTCACCCCGATCGTTCGCAAGCTCGCGAACGAGCAGGGTGTCGACCTGGCCACGATCACCGGTACCGGTGTCGGCGGACGCATCCGCAAGCAGGATGTCCTGTCGGCTGCATCCGGAAGCGCAGCCGCTCCTTCGGCTCCGGCCCTCGAGGTCTCGCCTCTGCGCGGAACCACCGTGCCGATGACGCGCCTGCGCAAGGTCGTCGCCGAGCGCGCCGTCGCCTCGATGCAGCAGACCGCCCAGCTCACCACCGTTGTCAAGGTCGACGTCACGCGCGTCGCCCAGCTGCGCGACAAGGTCAAGGGCGAGTTCCAGCAGAAGACCGGCCAGAAGCTCTCCTTCCTGCCGTTCTTCGCCCTCGCGGCCGTCGAGGCGCTGCAGGCGTTCCCGATCATCAACTCGACGGTCGACGGTGACTCCATCGTCTACCCCGGCCACGAGAACCTGGCCATCGCCGTCGATACCGAGCGCGGTCTGCTCACTCCTGTCATCAAGGACGCAGCCGCTCTCGACCTGGCCGGCTTCGCCGCGCAGATCGCCGACCTCGCCGGCCGCACTCGCGACAACAAGCTGAAGCCCGACGAGCTCGCCGGCGGCACCTTCACGCTGACCAACACCGGTTCGCGTGGCGCGCTGTTCGACACGCCCGTCGTGTTCCTTCCGCAGTCGGCCATCCTCGGCACGGGCATCGTCGTCAAGGAGCCGACCGTCGTCAGCCAGGACGGTGTCGACGCCATCGCCATCCGGTCGATCGTCTACCTCGCCCTCTCGTACGATCACCGCATCGTCGACGGTGCGGATGCCGCTCGCTACCTCACCGCGGTCAAGACGCGCCTCGAGGCAGGCGACTTCGAGGGCGACCTCGGCATCTAG
- a CDS encoding DUF4191 domain-containing protein, translating into MARKSDTSSTPKEPGRFKQMWQVFQMTRRYDSNAVWIMLLGFLAPVVVGLGFALWLGEGNGFTIALWIIAGVLGGLLIALVVLGRRAEKAAYSQIEGQPGAVGAVLRSSLRRGWVGSEMPISVNGKTHDAVYRAVGRGGVVLISEGPISRTQRMLDDEKRKVSKVVPNVPISTLSVGPDANAVPLHKLSRSLVKIKPKLTKAEVLAVNNRLTSMAKTGLPIPKGIDPNKVRAQRRA; encoded by the coding sequence ATGGCACGCAAGTCGGACACGTCGTCCACTCCGAAGGAACCCGGTCGCTTCAAGCAGATGTGGCAGGTCTTCCAGATGACCCGTCGCTACGACTCGAACGCGGTCTGGATCATGCTCCTCGGGTTCCTGGCTCCCGTCGTCGTCGGCCTGGGCTTCGCCCTCTGGCTCGGCGAGGGCAACGGCTTCACCATCGCCCTCTGGATCATCGCCGGTGTCCTCGGCGGTCTGCTGATCGCCCTCGTGGTGCTCGGTCGTCGTGCCGAGAAGGCCGCCTACTCGCAGATCGAGGGGCAGCCCGGAGCGGTCGGTGCCGTGCTGCGCAGCTCGCTCCGCCGCGGCTGGGTGGGCAGCGAGATGCCCATCTCGGTGAACGGAAAGACCCACGACGCCGTCTACCGCGCCGTCGGACGCGGCGGTGTCGTCCTCATCAGCGAGGGTCCCATCAGCCGCACCCAGCGCATGCTCGACGACGAGAAGCGCAAGGTCAGCAAGGTCGTTCCGAACGTGCCGATCTCGACGCTCTCCGTCGGACCGGATGCGAACGCCGTGCCCCTGCACAAGCTGTCCCGGTCGCTCGTCAAGATCAAGCCGAAGCTGACCAAGGCCGAGGTCCTCGCGGTGAACAACCGCCTGACGTCGATGGCGAAGACCGGCCTGCCGATTCCCAAGGGCATCGACCCGAACAAGGTCCGCGCGCAGCGTCGCGCCTGA
- a CDS encoding glutamine synthetase family protein: protein MDKQRDFVLRTIEERGVKFIRLWFTDVVGTLKSVAIAPAEVEGAFAEGLGFDGSAIEGLTRTFESDLLAHPDPTTFQILPWRGDVDPTARMFCDITTPDGLPAVADPRNVLKRTLAKAADRGFTFYTHPEIEFYLLKSSKYGENGPEPVDSAGYFDNVPGGTAHDFRRRSVRMLEDLGISVEFSHHEAGPGQNEIDLRYADALTTADNVMTFRTVIKEVAIEQGVYATFMPKPFSDKPGSGMHTHMSLFEGDANAFYEAGAQYQLSKTGRHFIAGLLRHAPEITAVTNQFVNSYKRLWGGGEAPSFVCWGHNNRSALIRVPLYKPNKGQSARVEYRAIDSAANPYLAYSLILAAGLKGIEEGYELPPEAEDNVWGLSDTERRALGYNALPASLDHAVSIMEDSELVAETLGEQVFNYVLRNKREEWAAYRTQVTPYELRTNLEIL, encoded by the coding sequence ATGGATAAGCAGCGCGACTTCGTTCTTCGCACCATCGAGGAGCGAGGAGTCAAGTTCATCCGCTTGTGGTTCACCGACGTGGTCGGCACCCTCAAGTCGGTCGCCATCGCTCCCGCTGAGGTGGAGGGCGCGTTCGCAGAGGGTCTCGGATTCGACGGCTCGGCGATCGAGGGCCTCACTCGCACCTTCGAGTCGGATCTGCTGGCGCATCCCGACCCGACGACGTTCCAGATCCTGCCGTGGCGCGGAGACGTCGACCCCACGGCGCGCATGTTCTGCGACATCACCACGCCCGACGGTCTTCCCGCAGTCGCCGACCCGCGCAACGTGCTCAAGCGCACCCTCGCGAAGGCCGCCGACCGTGGCTTCACCTTCTACACCCACCCCGAGATCGAGTTCTACCTGCTGAAGTCGTCCAAGTACGGCGAGAACGGGCCGGAGCCCGTCGACAGCGCAGGCTACTTCGACAACGTTCCCGGGGGAACGGCCCACGACTTCCGCCGCCGGTCGGTGCGCATGCTCGAAGACCTGGGCATCTCGGTGGAGTTCAGCCACCACGAGGCCGGCCCCGGCCAGAACGAGATCGACCTGCGCTACGCGGACGCGCTCACCACGGCAGACAACGTGATGACCTTCCGCACTGTCATCAAGGAGGTGGCGATCGAGCAGGGCGTCTACGCGACTTTCATGCCGAAGCCGTTCTCCGACAAGCCCGGCTCGGGGATGCACACGCACATGTCCCTGTTCGAAGGCGATGCCAACGCCTTCTACGAGGCCGGCGCGCAGTACCAGCTCTCGAAGACCGGTCGTCACTTCATCGCCGGACTTCTTCGTCACGCCCCCGAGATCACAGCCGTGACCAACCAGTTCGTCAACTCGTACAAGCGCCTCTGGGGTGGGGGAGAGGCTCCGAGCTTCGTATGCTGGGGTCACAACAACCGGTCGGCACTCATCAGGGTTCCCCTCTACAAGCCCAACAAGGGCCAGAGCGCCCGGGTGGAGTACCGCGCGATCGACTCGGCCGCGAACCCGTACCTGGCGTACTCGCTCATCCTCGCCGCCGGACTCAAGGGCATCGAGGAGGGCTACGAGCTTCCTCCTGAGGCCGAGGACAACGTGTGGGGGCTCTCGGACACCGAGCGCCGTGCGCTCGGTTACAACGCCCTGCCGGCCAGCCTCGACCACGCGGTGTCGATCATGGAGGACTCCGAGCTGGTCGCCGAGACTCTCGGTGAGCAGGTGTTCAACTACGTCCTGCGCAACAAACGCGAGGAGTGGGCCGCCTACCGCACGCAGGTCACGCCCTACGAACTGCGCACCAATCTCGAGATCCTCTGA